The Montipora capricornis isolate CH-2021 chromosome 3, ASM3666992v2, whole genome shotgun sequence genome includes the window TAGTGGAAGGGGCATGCCTTACCAAACGAGATTTTGAGGTAGGCAGACACCCCTtgtagccccccccccccccccccacacacgTCTTAGCGCATAAAATAACGCTGCTATCAGCATAAAATTGTTTAGTGACACACCTCTTTGCCTAAAACAACAACGGAAAAGGCTTGAAGACGTCAATTAAAACAGCCCGGATGTAGAGATACTCAGCCGTACGCTATAACTCAGCGCTTTATATTTCTAACGACCAACAAATTACATAAGATTTCTACTCCGCTCACCTTCCGCACGTGTACCAACTATCCCATCATGCATCACTGCATGTGACAATGCTACAAGGAACTTTAGCAACTGTGGCGTCAGCGAAGGCTaggttttttttacttccaAGATAAGCTCGCATCTCGAGTTGCATAGGAAATGGTATGAACGAGAGTGCATTACGTGATTTGTGGACACGAGTGACGTTTTTAGAACTTtcaaacatcacgagtgaccataaaataacgacaaaatgCACGAGAAAGTTCATACACCGATTTATATATCTtgttagatgttttggtgtgtaatATCGCTCAATATTTTTCGAATTGTGCGGTATTTTGACGACCCACTAGGGCAAGTCAAAATAGAAACAAGGAGTAAAAATACTCAGAGAGATCCtgcacaccaaaacatctaataagctatttattatccaactttgTTTTGCACTAAATTCCTAGCAAATAAATTGTAAACGACCGAGAACGTGTGACAGATTTATGAGTGGGGTGCAACGTCAGCAACGTCACCAACGTCTGCTACCAgcataaaataatattgtttagtGACACACCTCTTTGCCTAAAACAACAACGGAAAAGGCTTGAAGACGTCAATTAAAACAGCCCGGATGTAGAGATACTCAGCCGTACGCTATAACTCAGCGCTTTATATTTCTAACGACCAACAAATTACATAATATTCCTACTCCGCTCACCTTCCGCACGTGTACCAACTATCCCATCATGCATCACTGCATGCGACAATGCTACAAGGAACTTTAGCAACTGTGGTGTCAGCGAAggctaggttttttttttacttccaaGATAAGCTCGCATCTCGAGTTGCATAGGAAATGGTATGAACAAGAGTGCATTACGTGATTTGTGGACACGAGTGACGTTTTTAGAACTTtcaaacatcacgagtgaccataaaatAATGACAAAATGCACGAGAAAGTTCATACACCGATTTATATATCTtgttagatgttttggtgtgtaatATCGCTCAATATTTTTCGAGTTGTGCGGTATTTTGACGACCCGCTATGGCAAGTCAAAATAGAAACAACGAGTAAAAATACTCAGAGAGATCCTgtacaccaaaacatctaataagctatttattatccaactttgttttgcactaaattgctagcaaataaattgtaaacaaccgagaacgtGTGACAGATTTATGAGTGCGGGGCAACGTCAGCAACTAAACTAGTAaaaccggttctctactgtacatTCTCagactcattaataattcataagccaaaaacaaaaggaagtttGGATTTGTTGTGTTAATTAGCATAAAACTTCGctaactttgatcccaaatatatcttaaaatactgattcctttgagaagcaatatcaaacactcgaaagagtgtttcatcagatatccaactacctcgaaatcggttaaaaagcTCGgtcttcggcctcgtttttcaactcgcttctcggtgtttggatatccgatgaaacactccttctagtgtttgatatattacataacCAAGTGTACtaataactaactgtacaatatagtggaatatttgtactcgtttcgtgcgtGTTTTATTTATACCTAATACAATTGGATAATAATTTTACTCATTATATACTTCACACAATTACTCCATGGCTGTTTCTACAACACTATTACACTCTATAACTTCTTTTTCACTCTATAACGCGATATTCTTTTAAATACATAAGGGTTGCGCTATGCATATGCTTGGAGTTCTGAAGAGCCTTTCGAAACGATCCGCCGTCTCTGCTTGATTTTAGAGACAGCGCTATTCATGAGGACCATAATTGTCTTGACTGTCTTATTGCCAAAGTCGCTGGAGAAGTAGTGCACTGCGCTGCACAAACCTTgagaaaagaagaattcgaaGAGAACTCGGGGTTTTAGGGAAATCACCGGACCATTCTCGGAATTCCACTACTTTTCTACAAGCGGGTTTAGGTGGTTTGCAAACCAATCTTtggagacacagataacaatgctaaaatgtacaattgctggtggacgaacaagagaagctaatgagaaatcttttgttttcgtccaccaacatggccgcgatgacgtcacgtgagaACCGCCCATTCAATAGTGGACATTTTAACATATATTGCGGATGCTCAGTATACAGGTATGTAAATTTGTTTACATACAGTAGCTTTTAAGTGTGTCGGCGACCTTCATGACATGAGGGTTATTTCTTTCTAAGCTACTAGTTACCTTGATATTGTACACTTGTCTTTCACCAAATATTCAAACACTATCATTTTTACCAGCCATTTCACTgacccaaaaacaaaattcaattgACCTAAATTTTCTTTGCATCCCCTTGAAAGTAAATTTAaccctttaattaattaaggggTTATGTCACGTTACAGTAGGGTGTTACGGGGAAATcatttagttaatcacgagtttaaatcTCGAAAGTAGTAATGtcgaattcctttactgataaaattatcgttacatcacaaacaagatgattctgagcgaAAATGATCCTTATCCAGACGATTTGCcgcaaacttgaaaaacgtcgggccgacttttttcaagatcatTACCTAAATGCAAtcctactttgacaatgttatgacgaaattcactgtcaataacaggacagacgcatgaaaaactgacatcaatttgttacatcagattgttttttgcaataacaaaaaggcacaGGGGTCAAAATTAGGTCAAAACACGAGACGAACGAGAGACAAAAAGGCGAGAAACTatatttataaatttatgtgtctgtccgcttattgacaataaaaagtAACGAATGAGCGcacgagaattttgcagtcattgtaaaaagggttattgcaatttttcattctactttttggtgCCATTTTGAATGATATGGCCCCGCTTTTAATTAACTCTTGacgttattttttattgtcTACGAAGTTTGCAGGCCACAACTAACTCCGAATGAAGCTTAACTTTTGCGGAGAACGTGACTGTGGTGGTGAGGTACTTCAGCCGAACGCTGCTGTAATTCGTGGCAGACACCTCGATCTTTTAACTTGATTTTGAAACAGTTTTCTCTGTTAATACAGACTACTGacgctttaaaatgcgagcaacAGATTTTCGTTAATACGGTTTAACACCAATGCCAGGCACACGCGTGGAAAACCAACCACGTACTGGTGAAGGTCTTCGAGGACTCTCGTTATCCAAACTTACCAAGCGCGGATTGTGTAGAAGTAATTTTGAGTATGCTCGTCGCCAAAACAGAGGGAAGTGTAATATGTTTTCTAGGGTGACATCAGGAGCCTTTTGGTGGCGACAAATAGCAGGATATCCAACTTCAATGTCGGCAATGCGCAAAGAAAAAACAGGTTGTCTTTAGTCCCATCCACACTGAtgccttttttccaaattcTCTGTTTTCACGGCGATATTGTATCGTTTTCAAGTATAAGCAACCAACGATGTAAACAACTGATTTCAAAGATTCTTCCACGGTTTATACGTCATTTGGGTTTAAAGTTTCCTTTATTGGcctttagaaaacagtcctaagaaaatacgcgcgctgattgccggttaaaaattgtgtttctataactcgatggagatacagaactagcacgagctgttgacgcaaagagaatttacattttgataattagagttaacaagttgtttccctttttctcgtcgcgtggttttctaaaagaaatagaaaacatgtactccgtgtttctatttaaacaatagagtgtttctctcgaggaactatcggctgatagttgccccgcggaaatttgatgttcttaaaacaaatatttgcccgagaagcgaagcttcgagggcaaatatgctagttttaagaacatcaaatttcgaagaggcaactatcagaccgatagttccgagacataaacactctattgtctttattgttcactactaaattttcttccgcgggCCAGcacaaaaatcatgttgaattattttcaactttattagacgaaagccgtgtcagccaatgtaaaatttgaaaaagaaaacaaacaaaaaccctcttaatacaatttcgattgtttattttccatgaggccgcttgtttacagaggtattttcagcggacgactactatccatccgggtatttttgtcggacgggcactatgggctgatagtgtctctccgcggacgaacactatcgcgtcatgtgatcaatttaaaccaataagaatcggagaaaatttagtggtgaactataacgatttatagaaacactcgcgaaattttgggagaactcgaaaaagctatggaaacactcgcctgcggtccgtgttcccacagcatttctcgttccccaaactttcactcggtttctataactcgatactgaaacacggtacatgttttctatttcttaagtAATAATGCGTCTAAGTCAACGTTTTCAGAAAAAATAGGAAGAAAAGGAAACGTCCGTTTCCAAACGAAATGGTAGCAAATTGTTCGGTTAAAACCTGTAAAAGGTATACGTTTTGACGAAATCGCATTAGTGTGCTTGGGACCTCGGTTGAAAGGGAGCGGCCGTACACTGTTTGTTATAAAAGCCGGAGATTAAAACCCCCTCCAAAACATATTGGGATAAAATTTGCTGTAAAAGAGGGAAAAGCGGAAAATTATTAACGCAGACCCACTTACATGATTTAATTTCAAAGCAGTTTAACGTCTTAACGACGCTTTTACTGGTCGTTCCTAGAAGTATCAGACGTCCTAATACGAGAAATACTGAGCAGGGTTTCTTAGCATTGACGAAATCTGAATTTAATTGTggctgatttttttatttttaatgagGACATTGATTATTTGGAATCTCACTGGCCCAATTGAAGTGCGTCCCGCGCGTCTTGAGTAGCTCTTAAGAACCAAACCTTTAATATAATGCATGTAGATCGAATTAGACCACGTCCTCCACTGTCAATACAGTCAATAGCTACAGAAAAATAGCATTGTAgacagaaaacgaaaagaatAAATTCACTCAATTTTGCGGGATGTGGAACCTTCGGAACTGAGAATACACAAGTCAAACACAGTTTCTGCCGTATTTTTGCGCTCTTACAGATTAAAAAGTGATATTTGCTTTTCgtttatttttgtgcattttttcCGTTTGTGGTTTGTCAATGTGAATAAAAGAATCTAAATTGGAAAACACTTCATTGTGAACACTTATAACCAAGGAACTCCGTCATTTCCTACAAAAGGCTCGATATTGAAATAATAACAAACACAAGTGAACATGATGCTAGTATACATAAATTAGTTAGCTTTAAGAAATTTAGTTTTCTACAATTataaaggtatttttttttgagagagagagagctcttTACAGCCCTGTGGAAGATCTTTTTTTTAGCCTACTGCACGCGAGGAAGGCCAGACCGACGTAAACTTAAGGTTCTCATAGAAAACAGACAATTTTACGTTTGCTTTCAAAACTAACTGATCCGCATCGCCTTAATTAATATAAGTTCAGTTGGCAACGTTTACCGCATTATAATTACTCGGAAAAAAGAGACagaattttaaatgaaaatgttcACAGCGAGCTTATAATTATGCACTTTGCCAACCTAAATTTCTCCATGTGGTGATGATCCACGCAGCTCAACCAACAACCGTAAAAAGGTTTAAAGTCATATTCTTTGCTATCCAAACTGGtaaagaaaatactggtaaagAAAACAATAGTATCATCTGCAAGTATTCtaaaaagaattcaaaatgaaCTTATTGAATTGCAACCTTTTTGGATATTTTACACATTCTCAAGAGTTTTTTCTTGCCTGTTTGCAGTTCTTTGGTAAAGTTTTAAGACATTGAAGGgttttttgttctttaatttATTAATATGAGATTCTATCTTCAAGACTCCATAAGTCTGAGTGTTTTGAATAGCTAATCCTCGGCACAGCCCCTGACTTACAGATGACATTCAACAGAAATTAGCTAAAAATTATAATACAAAATGTTTTAATGTTTCAGCTCTCTATCGGATATCAGTTGGCTTAGCCAACCTCTTTTTCTTACGATCGTCATCCTTCCGTCAAACTAATTTTAGTCGTCTTCTTTAATGGAGACAATGTCGGGTATATGATATTTTAAGGCGGCATGTTGTTTTCCACCCGTCTATTTGTTTTGATATTTCTGCCCTGAATAGCTTATTTGTGGCTTCAGGCGTAGCTTTTGTGCAATTTATTCCATCCAAAAAAACAACCGCAAATTACTTGAATGCGCCAAATGACCCCGAGGGTTTCAAGGTTTTGGCATTTCTAGAATCATGACAAATATACATATGCCTTTTCCTAGTTATAACTCTTATATTGTACTATCAATCACAACTTATGTCCAGGCCGGCCGGGCCTGTCAAACCGCGTTTCTAACAACACTCCAAGTTGCCTCGAGCATTACAAGTGGCCATTCGGCTGGAACCGGCACGAAACATGTCCATTTTTAGAACAAATATCGTAAAGGAAAAAACCCTTCTCTTCTAATATCGTTAATTACTGACGTCTTCTCCGATCGATGTTGTCAGAAGCTGTCGTGTGATGCATTGTGATTCGTTTAACATATTGATTTATGAGTTGACTGTGATTGGCATAAGACGATCCAGCAGAAcaataagaaaacaacattaagtCATGATTCCACAGATTCGCAAGTGTGGTGTTTAGTGAAGCACGCGATAACCTTGACATAAACACTGATGAACTTCATTCTTAGACTAAACTGAACGCCACAAGATAGGATAAGGATGTGGTACTGGATTTTGGCGTGGCTGCTGACCGTTTTGACCGTTATTGGAAATGGACTGGTTATTTGTCTGATAATAAGCAATCGAAGTCTTCACACGACACCAAATTGGTCCGTGCTCTCACTGGCGCTTGCAGATCTCGGTGTTGGACTTACATATTTCCCTCTTCTCTTCGCTTTGAACGTAAACAATTTAGATGGCCCGCCGGCAACGAACAGAACATTTTTCTTAGTTTCGCGTACCTTTCTCTACTTGTCAGCCACAAATCTCTTTGTAATGATCCTTGATCGTTATGTGGCTATAGTACATCCACTGAAGTATCTTAATGTCGTGAGAACGAGGATCATAGTCATGTCTCTTGCTCTGGCCTGGTTTGCTCCAATATTCATCTTCAGCTTGCCCTTCGCTCTTAATTTTAAAGATAACAGAAAATTCCTCTTGGTCTTTCGAGTAATTTTGTTCCAACTTCTACCAATTGTAATATTTGTCCTCGTAACTTACCGGATATTCCTTATTATGCGAAGGATTTCAAAGAGGACGTCAAGGATTTTTGCCCAACTTGCCTTTAACCATGCTCCGAAATCTTCGACGGGCGAAATCTACTCTGGGGTCGAAAGTAAGGCTGCTTCAAAAATGACAGTggctattatttttttcttcgttgTATGCTACGTGATAGAGAATTACAAATGCTTTTGCCTAGTGTTTGAAATGTGCTTGGTAAGCCCCTCTCTACAGCAAGTAATTGATATGCTCTTTGTAATTAACTCAGCCGCCAATCCCATCGCCTATGCTTTCCTTAAAAGAGACATCAAGACCACCTTCCTTCGTCCATTTGCTCgacaaaaaaggcaaatttcaaGTGCAAAAGGGACGGACGCGTCGTGTTCAGAACACAGAAAAGATATCTCGCTATCCGTCTTGTGATGCCGCATTATATCCTGAACATTGATGCCTCTGCAACTGAAACAAATGAAGACATTTTTGAGAGTGCTTGGTTAGTTACCGTTGAAAAATTTAGACTGATGGTTTTTGTTTCGTGGACGTCATGCATGACATGCGACCATTCTTTGCTCTACTGAAGTTGATGAGCCAGTTACTGTCTCTCATAACAACAAGACAGTTGTTCCGACATTTGTTTCCTCGAAGGATTTATTTGTTTAGTATTAGGAGTGGTTCTATTTCAAGTCGGCTGAGTGTTTTTGTAAAGCTAATCCTCGGCATGATCCTCCGACTCACAGTTAACATTCAACTAAAAATAGCTAAAAGGAATAAAAGTATGATAAAATCACACAACTAATGTTTTCAAATCGACTTAAGCCTATTTTTGTAACTGTgttgtaaaattaattaaatttgtcAACTGAGAAACTTTATGATGAATCTTCTCGCAGACAATACCTTGCTTTTATGTAGCCCCGCTGGGCGTAATTAGCTGTTTCTCAACCAATCGCTAAATGAGCCATTATGCCGTTGTAAGACAAAAGATTCGGGTGAACCTTGGGGGAACCTCACGTATGCAATCTCgattattaaaattttaaatctgCGAAAATGAATTACGTTTTTGTTCACAttgaagagagagaaagagagagtgAGTATATTTCATTGTAAATGAAAGTGCCCGGCTGTATAGTTTCCGGGGAAAATAACAAACTTGTTTTTACTGATCGACGGCGCATATCGACTTCCGATCCACGCgaacaagaaagaaattaaGATAAAAGTTGATTGAAGCAACCTTAACTTGGCGAAAATTCCAATTAACTTTCCAAGAGCTTTATACTGTCCCTCGTTTTCTCACAGCCAAAAACATTGGCCGATTGCTTCATGACATTGCGCCATTTAAACTGTGGGATACCTTTCTATACCATAGAGGAAGATTTCATTTCTTGCGTTTACACTTTCGACAAAAATCTGTTTTACTCGTGCAGTGACCTTTGAAATGAAAGTACACATGCAAACTTTAATTTACAACAGGTCAGCTTATAATTTCGGACATTTACGGAAACCACCGAGACAAGACCCTGAGTGAACTTGCACTTAACAAGGTAACTACAGCTGAACGGAAACTAAACTGTATAACATTTTTTCAACTCCAAACTGACATCAGTCGCCATGCAGGCAAACATGCGGTGAACTAAAACAGAAATAATGTAATCTGGTTGTTTAGGAGCAATTTTTTATCACCTGCGCCTATATCGCAAGCCATTTTTTGAGCTTTTCAAATGACAAATGACTTTCGTCTATTTCAAATTCACAGTGAGTCCCCAAATTCATAATTAATCAACTAGCCATTCGAAACTTTGTATCCGGATGTTATGGAGATGAAGAATTGTGTTTAAGTGAAATGGTAAAAGGGAAACGACAAGCTACTTCCCTGGAGCTAGGAAATGAGCTGATATCGAACAAGAAGTGAGCTGATATCGAAACAAGTTTCTTCCCGTGATTTTTGGCAAATCATGTTTTAGCCACACGTTTGACGCCCCGGGTTAACaaaagggagcttacgaaacgaggacgacgacggctacgagaacctcatttaaaaatacgaggttgcgttattcatatcagtacgaaactatttcatgtcgtttcgcgttaaaaatgtgtagtaactgtcgaggaattaaactggtatgagtggattggaagcgtagagagaaaactgaaaattcatcgtcatgtgctaacgtcctcgacagaaccttgaatttggtcatttcacgtggtcatttaggagatgatggcaaagaaatgtaccaaaatgtaagacgcacgtgcagagcgtgcagagccattgtttttgttcactaaACCCATCGTTTTGTAGCGTCATCGTTGCCgccggcgtcgtcgtttcgtaagctccaccctatacacccttttaataagtctaatacatgccgttttccgctaatgacgtcgaactcacatgctttcaaattttattcagaaatgtacaaaggcctttgtacatttctgaataaaattcgatgtcattagcggaaaacggcatatattagacttattaaaagcgTGTATAGTAAATCTTTCCACGTACAAGTACCACTCGGAAACACTGAATTTAATTCCTAATTTCTCAGTTTTATTTGACTGTCTTCTCTCTGTCGATAACAAATATTTAATGGTGGATAGATGTAATGATCAAAACAGTGACATTGGGCACATTTTTCTATCTGCTTCATGGAATGTCGGAGATAACGAATTACAACCcgcttgcctttttcttcgttcCCGGAATTGACAGCCACTCGGCGGATACATGCGGAATCATTTAAGCCAAGATGAAACCTCGCAGTCTTGACGAACGTTAAACTTACACTGAAACCAAGCAAAGATATCGGAGCCTTTGtacatcaaggtgtaaaaataataaacacgATATTAAGATATGTGCTTCACACTGAGTACTTCACCGACTTGATGACAATACAATCTTGGTAAAGTGGTGACTTTTTGAGTCCATGGTTAACAGCAAATATTAAAATTTGTAATTATATTTATCTTTGCTTAAAATGAAATCGAAAGTTCACTATGGTTATATTGTGAAACAAACCGGATTCAGTCAAGATGGAAACTATCTGATATTAACAGACTGATTTGAAATCTCTTGTATTAACATGaagcattttttattttcagtaaATATTCGATAGAGAGGAGCCTTTGTTAGTACGTCGGGCAACTATGAATATCCTCTCAGTTATTGGACTAGTAAGTTCCTCGATGGTTGAAACAAGAAACTGaacttaaataattaaaataaactaTTGTAGACATTGTAGCAATAATCTCGGATTATTAAAGTGCGTTCGATagtcgctttggaagcaaagcagAAGGGTAGGAAGTTCatttgaggatacgagcatgCACTTCTTGAGATGGTTCAATAAGCGTAAATTACTATGACTCATGTGATAGGAGTGAAATACTTCGCCACTGGGTAGACACTAAATCAGTGAGTGGGATCTGTTTGATTTAagcctcccccccacccccccgggATTTAAGAAGGTAAGCAATGGTCAAAATAACAACGCATTGTTTCTGTGGAAACAATAC containing:
- the LOC138042225 gene encoding adenosine receptor A1-like, whose amino-acid sequence is MWYWILAWLLTVLTVIGNGLVICLIISNRSLHTTPNWSVLSLALADLGVGLTYFPLLFALNVNNLDGPPATNRTFFLVSRTFLYLSATNLFVMILDRYVAIVHPLKYLNVVRTRIIVMSLALAWFAPIFIFSLPFALNFKDNRKFLLVFRVILFQLLPIVIFVLVTYRIFLIMRRISKRTSRIFAQLAFNHAPKSSTGEIYSGVESKAASKMTVAIIFFFVVCYVIENYKCFCLVFEMCLVSPSLQQVIDMLFVINSAANPIAYAFLKRDIKTTFLRPFARQKRQISSAKGTDASCSEHRKDISLSVL